In Helianthus annuus cultivar XRQ/B chromosome 8, HanXRQr2.0-SUNRISE, whole genome shotgun sequence, a single genomic region encodes these proteins:
- the LOC110870583 gene encoding pollen-specific leucine-rich repeat extensin-like protein 3, producing the protein MSAAPVVFHDFDPEPEVEFIHVEPAPADPELGVAPEPIFAPDPILVDAPVDVPFVLPVTPPAAPVSAPVDVPLFHPHVSDTHRTGLPTTFLQDIPPPCPGEGLSTGPHGHMPPMTAAFPYIPPFAPTAHTTFTSSTHPVEPFMWSSPNAMPLSDPYHPFHVGYTTDDVLISLQLQ; encoded by the coding sequence ATGTCTGCTGCACCTGTTGTTTTCCATGACTTTGACCCAGAGCCTGAGGTCGAGTTTATACATGTTGAACCTGCTCCAGCTGATCCAGAGCTTGGAGTTGCACCAGAGCCTATTTTCGCTCCCGACCCTATTCTTGTTGATGCACCAGTTGATGTTCCATTTGTTCTACCCGTCACTCCACCTGCTGCACCTGTTTCCGCACCCGTTGATGTTCCACTGTTCCACCCACACGTATCTGACACCCACCGCACCGGCTTACCCACTAcatttcttcaggacatacctcCTCCCTGTCCAGGGGAAGGACTTTCTACTGGGCCGCATGGTCACATGCCACCCATGACAGCCGCTTTTCCATACATACCCCCTTTTGCACCGACTGCACACACGACTTTCACTTCCTCAACACACCCAGTCGAGCCATTTATGTGGTCTTCGCCCAATGCCATGCCTTTATCAGACCCATACCACCCTTTCCATGTGGGATATACCACGGATGACGTACTCATATCCTTGCAGTTACAGTAG